In one Thermosipho ferrireducens genomic region, the following are encoded:
- a CDS encoding MFS transporter → MEKDIRYTTQLKKNINREFVYTFLSNFNLISTVWMLYLAYKGMSLTQIGILEGIFHITSFLMEVPTGAIADIFGRKTSRTLGRIMWVVSNITMLYGNNFYNFAIAMSLMALSYNLESGAGQALIYDSLKEIKRKNEYMKIAGKIELITQIGMISGYVLGGYIAKIKYELVFIYVIILGLIAIIQSLTFKEPKIKEEHQIKSLKAVFKNAYESLKYLKNRKDVLYLIFFIEGMFVVGTTLFFYLQNYFLSIGFNQFEIGIIMAISGLFSATMSYFSHRIEKRIGLKVILMVLPLIYSLLSFGLVSKAPYIFNILMSGIVGILFIVYNDFVNKNIPSEKRATILSMCSMVYSFYMIIIFPLFGKFADLFSFKSSFKTLSIVILIFSIINVAVNLKSKKFKYISKK, encoded by the coding sequence ATGGAGAAAGATATTAGATATACAACTCAGCTAAAAAAGAATATTAACAGAGAATTTGTTTATACTTTTTTGAGTAACTTTAATTTAATTTCTACCGTGTGGATGCTCTATTTAGCATATAAAGGAATGAGTTTAACCCAGATAGGAATATTAGAGGGGATATTCCATATTACTTCATTTTTAATGGAGGTTCCAACAGGTGCTATAGCTGACATTTTTGGAAGAAAAACAAGTAGAACATTAGGCAGAATAATGTGGGTTGTATCTAATATAACAATGTTATATGGAAACAATTTTTATAATTTTGCTATAGCTATGTCCTTAATGGCTTTATCGTATAATTTAGAATCTGGTGCTGGACAGGCCTTAATATATGATTCTTTAAAAGAAATAAAACGGAAAAATGAATATATGAAGATTGCCGGAAAAATTGAATTAATAACTCAAATAGGTATGATTAGTGGATATGTATTAGGTGGATATATTGCGAAAATAAAATATGAGCTGGTTTTTATTTATGTAATTATTTTAGGATTAATTGCAATTATTCAATCATTAACATTTAAAGAACCTAAAATAAAAGAAGAACATCAAATAAAATCATTGAAAGCTGTTTTTAAAAATGCATATGAAAGTTTAAAATATTTAAAAAACAGAAAGGATGTCTTATATTTAATCTTTTTTATAGAAGGTATGTTTGTAGTTGGAACTACTTTGTTTTTTTATTTACAAAATTATTTTTTATCAATTGGGTTTAATCAGTTTGAAATAGGGATAATAATGGCAATATCAGGTCTATTTAGTGCTACTATGTCATATTTTTCACACAGAATTGAAAAAAGAATAGGGTTAAAAGTAATATTAATGGTATTGCCTTTGATTTATTCTTTATTGTCCTTTGGTTTAGTATCAAAGGCACCATACATTTTCAATATATTAATGAGTGGAATTGTTGGAATACTGTTTATCGTTTATAATGACTTTGTTAACAAAAACATACCTAGTGAAAAAAGAGCAACTATTCTTTCAATGTGTTCAATGGTTTATAGCTTTTATATGATTATAATCTTTCCACTTTTCGGTAAGTTTGCTGATTTATTTTCATTTAAAAGTTCATTTAAAACGTTATCAATAGTAATCTTAATTTTTAGTATAATAAACGTAGCTGTAAATTTGAAAAGTAAGAAGTTTAAATATATCAGTAAAAAATAA
- the pgeF gene encoding peptidoglycan editing factor PgeF has protein sequence MQIGNYICKDVNGITICQSRLLFQFKNLNHFITTRKIKVGNTDIKDLDLSFNNENFQEHYNLLSDKLELDLNRMVFTNQVHGKKVEYIDESYLTGVYWNNVIKGTDGLMTSTRGIFLVTKYADCMPIIAYDPIKNVVGVVHSGWRGTLIETPKNLIMRMVDIFNCAPQDIFVSIGPSIGPESFEVGTDVAEKFIKKYGNQIVKLKDGKVYIDLWKIAEIQLKEVGIINIENSMIDTYVNTEYFYSYRKEKTHKRFAVFVGLLD, from the coding sequence ATGCAAATAGGAAATTATATTTGTAAAGATGTAAATGGTATAACAATCTGTCAATCGAGATTATTGTTTCAGTTTAAAAATTTAAACCATTTTATTACTACAAGAAAGATTAAAGTGGGAAATACTGATATTAAAGACCTAGATTTGTCATTTAATAATGAAAATTTTCAAGAACATTATAACCTGTTATCTGATAAATTGGAACTTGATTTGAATAGAATGGTTTTTACTAATCAAGTTCATGGTAAAAAAGTTGAATATATTGATGAATCATATTTAACTGGAGTATATTGGAATAACGTAATAAAAGGGACAGATGGATTAATGACCAGCACAAGAGGTATTTTCCTGGTTACGAAATATGCTGATTGTATGCCTATAATCGCATATGATCCTATTAAAAATGTTGTAGGTGTTGTACATTCAGGATGGCGTGGAACTTTAATTGAAACACCAAAAAACTTAATTATGAGAATGGTTGATATATTTAATTGTGCACCCCAGGATATTTTTGTAAGTATAGGGCCATCAATTGGGCCAGAAAGTTTTGAGGTTGGAACGGATGTTGCAGAAAAATTTATAAAAAAATATGGAAATCAAATAGTGAAACTAAAAGATGGGAAAGTATATATTGATTTGTGGAAGATAGCGGAAATTCAATTAAAAGAGGTTGGAATTATAAATATTGAAAATTCAATGATTGATACATATGTAAATACTGAGTATTTTTATTCATATAGAAAAGAAAAAACACACAAAAGATTTGCTGTTTTTGTGGGATTGTTAGATTGA
- a CDS encoding ATP-binding protein, with protein MILDEIIVRLEKFQERLLFLLPKNYRPFFDTIPDAKNIMIVGPRGTGKTTFLLKNIKERNALYISVDNPIVSTVPLFDLVEAVFLKGYDSVFIDEIHFANNWSMHLKGIYDVFPEKIVWVSDSSSIVLQKGVADLSRRFPIIHMPLLSLREYIYLTTGKLFPVINPFEYEFEDVKTIISEINILKYYYDYLDHGFRPVFLEGTNMYENKLLKIIEKSIQADVLFLIPQLRENHLRILNAIVGYLAISKIPRLVINSLCREFGIGKEKLYQLINALETVNVIRIIRKERDFKLNSAGSKIFLYDPGTYKIFNGEIGNVREAYVATLFSEAGKDVYASKSEEYGDFLIDNVLIEVGGKNKKRKNADFVLRDDIEVPVKNSIPLWLIGFQY; from the coding sequence ATGATTCTGGATGAAATAATTGTAAGACTTGAGAAGTTTCAAGAAAGGCTATTATTTTTATTGCCTAAAAATTACAGGCCGTTTTTTGATACTATACCAGATGCAAAAAATATAATGATTGTAGGGCCGCGTGGTACTGGTAAAACTACTTTTTTGCTAAAAAATATAAAAGAAAGAAATGCTCTTTATATTTCTGTTGATAATCCAATTGTTTCAACTGTTCCGCTGTTTGATTTAGTTGAAGCGGTGTTTTTAAAGGGATATGATAGTGTTTTCATTGATGAAATACATTTTGCTAATAATTGGAGTATGCATTTAAAAGGTATTTACGATGTTTTTCCTGAAAAAATTGTTTGGGTAAGCGATAGCAGTAGCATAGTGCTGCAGAAAGGAGTGGCTGATCTTTCAAGGCGCTTTCCAATTATACACATGCCTTTGCTGTCTTTAAGAGAATATATATATTTAACTACAGGTAAATTATTCCCTGTGATAAATCCTTTTGAATATGAATTTGAAGATGTAAAAACGATTATTTCCGAAATAAATATTCTAAAATATTATTACGATTACTTGGACCATGGATTTAGGCCCGTATTTTTGGAAGGTACAAATATGTATGAAAACAAACTACTTAAAATTATTGAAAAATCCATACAGGCAGATGTTCTATTTCTAATTCCACAATTACGTGAAAATCATTTGAGAATTTTAAATGCAATTGTTGGATATCTGGCAATTTCGAAAATTCCAAGGCTTGTAATAAATTCATTATGCAGGGAATTTGGTATAGGAAAAGAAAAATTATATCAACTAATAAACGCACTTGAAACTGTTAATGTAATTAGAATTATTAGAAAAGAAAGAGATTTTAAATTAAATTCAGCAGGTTCAAAAATATTTTTGTATGATCCAGGTACATACAAAATATTTAATGGTGAGATTGGTAATGTAAGAGAAGCATATGTAGCTACTTTGTTTTCAGAAGCTGGAAAAGATGTTTATGCTTCAAAAAGTGAAGAGTATGGAGATTTTCTTATTGATAACGTTCTTATTGAAGTTGGAGGCAAAAATAAAAAAAGAAAAAATGCAGATTTTGTTTTAAGAGATGATATAGAAGTTCCCGTTAAAAACTCTATACCTTTATGGTTGATTGGATTTCAATATTAA
- a CDS encoding carcinine hydrolase/isopenicillin-N N-acyltransferase family protein: MCDTFVALSNVTKDNSIIFAKNSDREPAEPHIGIFVERKKHNEKKVKCTYIEVDQVPETYACMLFKPSWIWGAEMGINEYGVVIGNEAVFTKLISKEESLIGMDYVRLALERSKNTEEAVEVIIKLLKQYGQGGKCGYKKNLTYDNSYMIVDFNKAFVLETAGREWAVKEIKDFDSISNSLSIKKDHFKSSVGKDIDFKATFERRLIAKVASGDFRRALTREELRKRRGNIDLNNVFKITRIHTNSKNIFNGSMKNICMHAWSLISSETTGSIVVKLKDGEIQIFATLSPRPCLSVYKPLLFNGKFLFSENETRKAIKYWQKRRKLVLELSKNKTLANEFILQRDKLEKRALNMEWNEGNIEEIWKEEEKLISKFL; the protein is encoded by the coding sequence ATGTGCGATACTTTTGTAGCATTGTCAAATGTAACAAAGGATAATTCAATAATATTTGCAAAAAACAGTGATAGAGAACCTGCTGAACCTCATATTGGTATTTTTGTTGAAAGAAAAAAACATAATGAAAAGAAAGTAAAATGTACATACATTGAAGTTGATCAGGTTCCTGAGACATATGCATGTATGCTTTTTAAACCATCCTGGATATGGGGCGCAGAAATGGGAATTAATGAGTATGGGGTGGTGATTGGAAATGAAGCAGTATTTACAAAATTAATTTCAAAAGAAGAATCTTTAATTGGTATGGATTATGTTAGACTTGCACTTGAAAGATCAAAAAATACAGAAGAAGCAGTTGAAGTTATAATTAAGTTACTTAAGCAATATGGCCAGGGTGGAAAATGCGGGTATAAAAAGAATTTAACATATGATAATTCATATATGATAGTTGATTTTAATAAAGCATTTGTTCTTGAAACAGCAGGAAGGGAATGGGCAGTAAAAGAAATAAAAGATTTTGATTCAATTTCCAACTCATTGAGTATTAAAAAAGACCATTTTAAATCATCTGTAGGAAAAGATATAGATTTCAAAGCAACTTTTGAAAGAAGACTGATTGCAAAAGTTGCTTCAGGTGATTTTAGAAGAGCTTTAACACGTGAAGAATTAAGAAAGAGAAGAGGTAATATAGACTTAAATAATGTTTTTAAAATAACCAGAATACATACAAACTCAAAAAATATATTCAATGGTTCAATGAAAAATATTTGTATGCATGCCTGGAGTTTGATATCAAGTGAAACAACTGGAAGTATTGTGGTTAAATTAAAAGATGGAGAAATACAAATTTTTGCTACATTAAGTCCTCGCCCTTGTTTATCAGTTTATAAACCACTTTTATTTAATGGCAAATTTTTATTTTCTGAAAATGAAACAAGAAAAGCTATTAAATACTGGCAAAAGAGAAGAAAATTAGTTTTAGAACTTTCAAAAAATAAGACTCTTGCTAATGAGTTTATACTTCAAAGAGATAAACTTGAAAAAAGAGCTTTAAATATGGAATGGAATGAAGGAAACATTGAAGAAATTTGGAAAGAGGAAGAAAAGTTAATTAGTAAGTTTTTATGA
- a CDS encoding DUF2726 domain-containing protein — protein MGLKKSIFDSYSEKKLFEHIDSIWKDKLIIYPQLPFTKIFDIKKLNVDQKERNFLLKTNIDYTICDKNYKPLMCIEFDGIGRGYSKEGKYIQLKKDLKRKKRKWKLELKLKIAREHCFPLYIISYEEVEYISEEIHLAVIDGIIGQTIANMQIPIKIGEYLKDNQDILSSMGEYERNEFIQDLVISAEVEQELTWDPIAKKAAEIGNILFTNGITNNYGYRFLSKPELPNKRINSYNRIEWIGCEAWCETPKGKITSKVWIRNFEGILVSPLSIVKNIAELSVYYKTAIKNGVKILK, from the coding sequence ATGGGTTTAAAGAAAAGCATATTTGATAGTTATTCTGAAAAAAAGCTTTTTGAACATATAGATTCGATATGGAAAGATAAATTAATCATATATCCTCAATTGCCATTTACGAAAATTTTTGATATAAAAAAATTAAATGTTGATCAAAAAGAAAGGAATTTTTTATTAAAAACAAATATTGATTATACAATATGTGATAAAAACTACAAACCACTTATGTGTATTGAGTTTGATGGTATAGGTCGAGGGTATAGTAAAGAAGGCAAATATATTCAGTTAAAAAAAGATTTAAAGAGAAAAAAGAGAAAATGGAAATTAGAATTGAAATTGAAAATAGCAAGGGAACATTGTTTCCCGCTTTACATAATTTCCTACGAAGAAGTAGAATATATATCTGAGGAAATCCATTTAGCAGTTATTGATGGAATTATTGGACAAACAATTGCAAATATGCAAATTCCAATAAAAATAGGCGAATATTTAAAAGATAATCAAGATATTTTAAGTTCTATGGGTGAATATGAACGTAATGAATTTATTCAAGATTTAGTGATTTCTGCAGAGGTAGAACAAGAATTAACTTGGGATCCAATTGCCAAAAAGGCAGCAGAAATTGGAAATATTTTATTTACAAATGGAATTACAAACAATTATGGATACCGATTCCTATCAAAACCTGAGTTACCAAATAAAAGAATAAATTCGTATAACAGAATAGAGTGGATTGGCTGTGAGGCTTGGTGTGAAACACCAAAAGGAAAAATAACATCAAAAGTCTGGATAAGAAATTTTGAAGGAATATTGGTTTCGCCGTTAAGTATTGTTAAAAACATTGCAGAACTTTCAGTTTATTATAAAACAGCGATTAAGAATGGAGTAAAAATTTTAAAATGA